The Mangifera indica cultivar Alphonso chromosome 8, CATAS_Mindica_2.1, whole genome shotgun sequence genome has a window encoding:
- the LOC123223785 gene encoding probable polygalacturonase, whose translation MKRIVVLLLVLTLSGAAEQNVKESDGHCKYARSLEPRPHSVSITEFGAVGDGKTLNTVAFQNAIFYLKSFADKGGAQLYVPPGKWLTGSFNLTSHLTLFLERGAVILGSKDYLHWEVVEPLPSYGRGIDLPGGRYRALINGNNLNDVVITGDNGTIDGQGSVWWELFNSGDLKYSRPHLVEFTGSNDVTISNLTFLNSPAWNIHPVYCSNVQVQNITAYAPPESPFTCGVVPDSSEHVCIEKSNISMSYDAISLKSGWDEYGISYGKATTKVHIREVQLQSSSGSSLAFGSQMSGGISEILAENIHSRNSLIGINLKTNRGRGGYMKAIVVSDVEMENVQMALRVTGDFGLHPDDKFDPKALPVVNGITFKNMVGANIGVAGNFTGIDESPFTSICLSNITLSITSKSSAAWYCSNVIVSSKAVSPEPCSNLQASFSNSSSPCFSQLYFYPFAHAASS comes from the exons ATGAAGAGGATA gtggttttgcttttggttttAACGTTAAGTGGGGCTGCCGAACAGAATGTGAAAGAAAGTGATGGACATTGTAAATATGCTAGGTCTTTGGAACCCAGACCACACAGTGTGTCTATTACAGAATTTGGTGCAGTGGGCGATGGCAAAACATTAAATACTGTTGCCTTCCAAAATGCAATCTTCTATCTCAAGTCTTTTGCCGATAAGGGCGGTGCTCAGTTGTATGTTCCACCGGGCAAGTGGCTTACTGGCAGCTTCAACCTCACTAGCCACCTCACACTCTTCCTCGAAAGAGGTGCTGTCATTCTAGGATCCAAG GATTACTTGCACTGGGAGGTAGTTGAACCTCTCCCGTCATATGGTCGAGGAATCGATCTGCCAGGCGGAAGATACCGTGCCTTGATTAATGGAAACAATTTAAATGACGTGGTGATAACAG GTGATAATGGAACTATTGACGGGCAGGGCTCTGTCTGGTGGGAGCTGTTCAATTCCGGTGATTTGAAATACAGCCGGCCGCATCTTGTGGAATTTACAGGTTCTAATGATGTCACtatttcaaacttaactttCTTGAACTCTCCTGCCTGGAACATTCATCCCGTATATTGCAG TAATGtgcaagttcaaaacataaCAGCTTACGCCCCACCAGAGTCTCCTTTCACTTGTGGTGTCGTTCCAG ATTCTTCTGAGCATGTTTGCATTGAGAAGAGCAACATTAGCATGAGTTATGATGCAATATCTCTGAAGAGTGGTTGGGATGAGTATGGAATTTCCTACGGCAAAGCTACCACAAAAGTCCACATCAGGGAAGTTCAGCTTCAGTCTTCTTCAGGCTCTTCCTTAGCATTTGGCAGTCAGATGTCCGGTGGCATCTCTGAAATCCTCGCAGAGAACATTCACTCACGTAATTCACTCATTGGGATCAATCTCAAGACAAATAGAGGCAGAGGTGGTTACATGAAAGCCATTGTTGTCTCAGATGTCGAAATGGAGAATGTTCAAATGGCACTTCGTGTTACAGGCGACTTCGGCTTGCATCCAGATGATaaatttgatccaaaagcaCTGCCGGTTGTTAATGGCATCACATTTAAGAATATGGTTGGTGCAAATATAGGTGTTGCCGGGAATTTTACGGGTATAGATGAGTCTCCTTTCAcatcaatttgtctttcaaataTTACTCTTTCTATCACTTCCAAATCTTCTGCCGCCTGGTATTGTTCCAACGTGATAGTTTCCTCAAAGGCAGTATCTCCTGAACCATGTTCCAATCTTCAAGcttctttttcaaattcatcCTCCCCTTGCTTCtctcaattatatttttacccATTTGCTCATGCTGCATCTTCATAA
- the LOC123223783 gene encoding kinesin-like protein KIN-14I isoform X2 — MAGEGTLTFSLASVVEDVLQQHGNRLRDLDLESRKAEEAASRRYEAAGWLRKMVGVVAAKDLPAEPSEEEFRLGLRSGIILCNALNKIQPGAVPKVVESPEAVLIPDGAALSAFQYFENVRNFLVAAQELGLPTFEASDLEQGGKSARVVSSVLALKSFSEWKQTGGNGVWKFGGNIKSTTLGKTFVRKNTDPFTNSLSKTSSMNEKALNPHSSDLDSNKMLSSGSLSMLVRAVLLDKKPEEVPMLVESVLSKLVEEFEHRIARQSEQKLKTAPKDVAAAHGKSLLKSAIVDKKLHDKQFKVTKKEESVHKNYIPDEELKSQSLKQQMIFDQQQRDIQELKHTIHATKAGMQFMQMKFKEELNNLGLHIHGLAHAASGYHKVLEENRKLYNQVQDLKGNIRVYCRVRPFLSGRSNYLSTVDHIEEGNITINTPSKHGQGQKSFSFNKIFGPSATQAEVFSDMQPLIRSVLDGYNVCIFAYGQTGSGKTFTMSGPKVVNEKSQGVNYRALGDLFLLAEQRKDMFRYNIAVQMLEIYNEQVRDLLVTDGSNKRLEIRNSSQAGLNVPDASLIPVSSTADVIDLMNLGQKNRAVGATALNDRSSRSHSCLTVHVQGRDLTSGMLYHGCMHLVDLAGSERVHKSEVTGDRLKEAQHINKSLSALGDVISSLAQKNTHVPYRNSKLTQLLQDSLGGQAKTLMFAHISPEPDAIGETISTLKFAERVATVELGAARVNKDSSDVKELKEQIASLKAALARKEGDQPFSSNQQVGDIFSDQNSYRQAMGDIAVQTNSALHQKRQSFDLDELLANSPPWPPVVSPSQNYGEDEKEIGSGEWVDKVMVNKQDIVNRVENSPGCWEADNGHSPDVFYQKYLQDASKSYPEQLCIGNNQFNVATSDDLEDLDAATSDSSEPDLLWQFNQSKFSRITNGIDSKAKKQNLRSSKNPETRNLNPKLGPSPSRKLANGVGVPLHRGGRQPTSADGKRKTGNRK; from the exons ATGGCTGGAGAAGGAACGTTAACTTTTTCGCTGGCCTCAGTAGTGGAAGATGTACTGCAACAACACGGCAATAGATTGAGGGATCTTGATTTGGAGTCTAGAAAGGCTGAGGAAGCCG CCTCAAGAAGGTATGAAGCCGCCGGATGGCTAAGAAAAATGGTAGGAGTTGTTGCGGCTAAAGATTTGCCAGCTGAGCCTTCCGAGGAAGAGTTTAGGCTTGGATTGAGAAGCGGGATTATCCTTTGCAATgctttaaacaaaattcaacctGGTGCCGTGCCTAAG GTAGTCGAAAGTCCCGAGGCTGTTCTCATTCCTGATGGAGCAGCGTTGTCTGCATTTCAGTACTTTGAAAATGTCAGAAATTTCCTTGTGGCAGCACAAGAGTTGGGGCTCCCTACTTTTGAGGCTTCTGATCTTGAACAA GGTGGGAAGTCGGCAAGGGTTGTGAGTTCTGTGCTGGCACTTAAATCCTTCAGCGAGTGGAAACAGACAGGTGGTAATGGAGTATGGAAATTTGGTGGAAATATAAAATCTACTACATTGGGTAAAACTTTTGTGAGAAAAAATACAGATCCATTCACGAATTCCTTGTCGAAAACCTCATCAATGAACGAAAAGGCTTTAAATCCTCACTCTTCTGACCTGGACTCTAATAAAATG TTAAGTTCTGGTTCATTGAGTATGCTTGTTCGTGCGGTTCTTTTAGATAAGAAGCCTGAAGAAGTTCCAATG TTGGTGGAATCTGTGCTAAGCAAGCTAGTGGAGGAGTTTGAGCACCGCATTGCAAGGCAATCTGAACAA AAGCTGAAAACAGCCCCAAAAGATGTAGCTGCTGCTCATGGCAAGTCTCTGTTGAAATCTGCCATTGTTGATAAAAAG TTGCATGACAAACAGTTCAAAGTCACAAAGAAAGAGGAAAGTGTACATAAAAATTACATTCCTGATGAGGAACTAAAAAGTCAGTCACTAAAACAGCAAATGATCTTTGATCAGCAACAAAGAGACATTCAG gaACTTAAGCATACCATTCATGCTACAAAAGCTGGTATGCAGTTTATGCAAATGAAATTTAAGGAGGAGTTAAACAATCTTG GCTTGCATATTCATGGTCTAGCTCATGCTGCTTCTGGTTATCACAAAGTTCTTGAGGAAAACCGAAAGCTATACAATCAGGTGCAGGACCTCAAGG GAAATATCCGCGTGTACTGTCGAGTGAGACCATTCTTATCTGGACGGTCAAATTATTTGAGCACTGTTGATCATATAGAAGAGGGGAATATCACAATTAACACCCCATCTAAGCATGGTCAAGGACAGAAGTCCTTCagctttaacaaaatttttgggCCATCTGCAACACAAG CGGAGGTGTTCTCTGATATGCAGCCGCTGATCCGATCAGTTCTTGATGGATACAATGTCTGTATATTTGCATATGGCCAAACAGGATCAGGAAAAACTTTTACTATG AGTGGTCCCAAGGTGGTCAATGAGAAAAGTCAAGGTGTTAATTACAGAGCATTAGGTGATTTGTTTCTTCTAGCAGAGCAGAGAAAGGATATGTTCCGCTATAACATTGCGGTTCAGATGTTGGAGATTTATAATGAGCAAGTCAGGGATCTGCTTGTTACTGATGGAAGTAACAAAAG ATTAGAAATTCGCAACAGTTCTCAAGCTGGTCTTAATGTACCGGATGCAAGTCTTATTCCTGTTTCATCAACAGCTGATGTTATTGATCTAATGAACCTTGGACAAAAGAACCGTGCAGTTGGTGCAACAGCCTTGAATGATCGTAGTAGTCGCTCTCATAg TTGCTTGACTGTGCATGTTCAAGGAAGAGACTTGACTTCTGGAATGTTGTATCATGGATGCATGCATCTGGTTGATCTGGCAGGAAGTGAGAGAGTACACAAATCTGAAGTGACTGGAGATAGACTGAAAGAGGCACAGCACATTAACAAATCTCTGTCTGCGTTAGGAGATGTTATCTCTTCTCTTGCACAAAAGAACACACATGTCCCATACAGAAACAGCAAACTCACACAATTGCTCCAAGATTCACTTG GGGGGCAAGCCAAGACACTAATGTTTGCTCACATAAGCCCTGAACCTGATGCCATTGGTGAAACAATAAGTACACTGAAATTTGCAGAGAGAGTTGCCACTGTTGAACTTGGTGCTGCTAGAGTGAATAAAGATAGTTCAGATGTTAAAGAGTTGAAAGAACAG ATTGCTAGCCTTAAGGCAGCATTAGCAAGGAAAGAAGGAGATCAACCTTTTAGTTCTAACCAACAGGTTGGAGATATATTCAGTGACCAAAACAGCTATCGGCAAGCCATGGGTGATATAGCG gTTCAAACCAACTCTGCCTTACATCAGAAGAGGCAAAGCTTTGACCTTGATGAGCTATTGGCAAATTCTCCTCCATGGCCTCCAGTCGTTAGTCCGAGTCAAAATTATGGAGAGGATGAGAAAGAAATAGGCTCAGGTGAATGGGTAGATAAAGTCATGGTTAACAAACAAGATATTGTAAATAGAGTTGAAAACTCTCCTGGATGTTGGGAAGCAGATAATGGGCATTCACCAGATGTCTTTTACCAGAAATATCTCCAAGATGCTTCCAAAAGTTATCCAGAACAACTCTGCATAGGAAACAACCAGTTCAATGTTGCTACTTCAGATGATCTAGAGGATCTTGATGCCGCTACTAGTGATTCATCTGAACCTGATTTGCTTTGGCAATTTAACCAGTCCAAATTTTCAAGAATAACCAATGGGATTGATTCAAAggccaaaaaacaaaatttaagatcATCAAAGAACCCAGAAACAAG GAACCTGAATCCTAAGCTAGGCCCTTCACCTTCAAGGAAACTAGCAAATGGGGTTGGTGTCCCCCTACACAGAGGTGGGAGGCAGCCTACTTCTGCTGATGGGAAACGGAAAACTGGAAATAGAAAATAG
- the LOC123223783 gene encoding kinesin-like protein KIN-14I isoform X1 — protein sequence MAGEGTLTFSLASVVEDVLQQHGNRLRDLDLESRKAEEAASRRYEAAGWLRKMVGVVAAKDLPAEPSEEEFRLGLRSGIILCNALNKIQPGAVPKVVESPEAVLIPDGAALSAFQYFENVRNFLVAAQELGLPTFEASDLEQGGKSARVVSSVLALKSFSEWKQTGGNGVWKFGGNIKSTTLGKTFVRKNTDPFTNSLSKTSSMNEKALNPHSSDLDSNKMLSSGSLSMLVRAVLLDKKPEEVPMLVESVLSKLVEEFEHRIARQSEQKLKTAPKDVAAAHGKSLLKSAIVDKKLHDKQFKVTKKEESVHKNYIPDEELKSQSLKQQMIFDQQQRDIQELKHTIHATKAGMQFMQMKFKEELNNLGLHIHGLAHAASGYHKVLEENRKLYNQVQDLKGNIRVYCRVRPFLSGRSNYLSTVDHIEEGNITINTPSKHGQGQKSFSFNKIFGPSATQAEVFSDMQPLIRSVLDGYNVCIFAYGQTGSGKTFTMSGPKVVNEKSQGVNYRALGDLFLLAEQRKDMFRYNIAVQMLEIYNEQVRDLLVTDGSNKRLEIRNSSQAGLNVPDASLIPVSSTADVIDLMNLGQKNRAVGATALNDRSSRSHSCLTVHVQGRDLTSGMLYHGCMHLVDLAGSERVHKSEVTGDRLKEAQHINKSLSALGDVISSLAQKNTHVPYRNSKLTQLLQDSLGGQAKTLMFAHISPEPDAIGETISTLKFAERVATVELGAARVNKDSSDVKELKEQIASLKAALARKEGDQPFSSNQQVGDIFSDQNSYRQAMGDIAVLPVQTNSALHQKRQSFDLDELLANSPPWPPVVSPSQNYGEDEKEIGSGEWVDKVMVNKQDIVNRVENSPGCWEADNGHSPDVFYQKYLQDASKSYPEQLCIGNNQFNVATSDDLEDLDAATSDSSEPDLLWQFNQSKFSRITNGIDSKAKKQNLRSSKNPETRNLNPKLGPSPSRKLANGVGVPLHRGGRQPTSADGKRKTGNRK from the exons ATGGCTGGAGAAGGAACGTTAACTTTTTCGCTGGCCTCAGTAGTGGAAGATGTACTGCAACAACACGGCAATAGATTGAGGGATCTTGATTTGGAGTCTAGAAAGGCTGAGGAAGCCG CCTCAAGAAGGTATGAAGCCGCCGGATGGCTAAGAAAAATGGTAGGAGTTGTTGCGGCTAAAGATTTGCCAGCTGAGCCTTCCGAGGAAGAGTTTAGGCTTGGATTGAGAAGCGGGATTATCCTTTGCAATgctttaaacaaaattcaacctGGTGCCGTGCCTAAG GTAGTCGAAAGTCCCGAGGCTGTTCTCATTCCTGATGGAGCAGCGTTGTCTGCATTTCAGTACTTTGAAAATGTCAGAAATTTCCTTGTGGCAGCACAAGAGTTGGGGCTCCCTACTTTTGAGGCTTCTGATCTTGAACAA GGTGGGAAGTCGGCAAGGGTTGTGAGTTCTGTGCTGGCACTTAAATCCTTCAGCGAGTGGAAACAGACAGGTGGTAATGGAGTATGGAAATTTGGTGGAAATATAAAATCTACTACATTGGGTAAAACTTTTGTGAGAAAAAATACAGATCCATTCACGAATTCCTTGTCGAAAACCTCATCAATGAACGAAAAGGCTTTAAATCCTCACTCTTCTGACCTGGACTCTAATAAAATG TTAAGTTCTGGTTCATTGAGTATGCTTGTTCGTGCGGTTCTTTTAGATAAGAAGCCTGAAGAAGTTCCAATG TTGGTGGAATCTGTGCTAAGCAAGCTAGTGGAGGAGTTTGAGCACCGCATTGCAAGGCAATCTGAACAA AAGCTGAAAACAGCCCCAAAAGATGTAGCTGCTGCTCATGGCAAGTCTCTGTTGAAATCTGCCATTGTTGATAAAAAG TTGCATGACAAACAGTTCAAAGTCACAAAGAAAGAGGAAAGTGTACATAAAAATTACATTCCTGATGAGGAACTAAAAAGTCAGTCACTAAAACAGCAAATGATCTTTGATCAGCAACAAAGAGACATTCAG gaACTTAAGCATACCATTCATGCTACAAAAGCTGGTATGCAGTTTATGCAAATGAAATTTAAGGAGGAGTTAAACAATCTTG GCTTGCATATTCATGGTCTAGCTCATGCTGCTTCTGGTTATCACAAAGTTCTTGAGGAAAACCGAAAGCTATACAATCAGGTGCAGGACCTCAAGG GAAATATCCGCGTGTACTGTCGAGTGAGACCATTCTTATCTGGACGGTCAAATTATTTGAGCACTGTTGATCATATAGAAGAGGGGAATATCACAATTAACACCCCATCTAAGCATGGTCAAGGACAGAAGTCCTTCagctttaacaaaatttttgggCCATCTGCAACACAAG CGGAGGTGTTCTCTGATATGCAGCCGCTGATCCGATCAGTTCTTGATGGATACAATGTCTGTATATTTGCATATGGCCAAACAGGATCAGGAAAAACTTTTACTATG AGTGGTCCCAAGGTGGTCAATGAGAAAAGTCAAGGTGTTAATTACAGAGCATTAGGTGATTTGTTTCTTCTAGCAGAGCAGAGAAAGGATATGTTCCGCTATAACATTGCGGTTCAGATGTTGGAGATTTATAATGAGCAAGTCAGGGATCTGCTTGTTACTGATGGAAGTAACAAAAG ATTAGAAATTCGCAACAGTTCTCAAGCTGGTCTTAATGTACCGGATGCAAGTCTTATTCCTGTTTCATCAACAGCTGATGTTATTGATCTAATGAACCTTGGACAAAAGAACCGTGCAGTTGGTGCAACAGCCTTGAATGATCGTAGTAGTCGCTCTCATAg TTGCTTGACTGTGCATGTTCAAGGAAGAGACTTGACTTCTGGAATGTTGTATCATGGATGCATGCATCTGGTTGATCTGGCAGGAAGTGAGAGAGTACACAAATCTGAAGTGACTGGAGATAGACTGAAAGAGGCACAGCACATTAACAAATCTCTGTCTGCGTTAGGAGATGTTATCTCTTCTCTTGCACAAAAGAACACACATGTCCCATACAGAAACAGCAAACTCACACAATTGCTCCAAGATTCACTTG GGGGGCAAGCCAAGACACTAATGTTTGCTCACATAAGCCCTGAACCTGATGCCATTGGTGAAACAATAAGTACACTGAAATTTGCAGAGAGAGTTGCCACTGTTGAACTTGGTGCTGCTAGAGTGAATAAAGATAGTTCAGATGTTAAAGAGTTGAAAGAACAG ATTGCTAGCCTTAAGGCAGCATTAGCAAGGAAAGAAGGAGATCAACCTTTTAGTTCTAACCAACAGGTTGGAGATATATTCAGTGACCAAAACAGCTATCGGCAAGCCATGGGTGATATAGCGGTACTTCCA gTTCAAACCAACTCTGCCTTACATCAGAAGAGGCAAAGCTTTGACCTTGATGAGCTATTGGCAAATTCTCCTCCATGGCCTCCAGTCGTTAGTCCGAGTCAAAATTATGGAGAGGATGAGAAAGAAATAGGCTCAGGTGAATGGGTAGATAAAGTCATGGTTAACAAACAAGATATTGTAAATAGAGTTGAAAACTCTCCTGGATGTTGGGAAGCAGATAATGGGCATTCACCAGATGTCTTTTACCAGAAATATCTCCAAGATGCTTCCAAAAGTTATCCAGAACAACTCTGCATAGGAAACAACCAGTTCAATGTTGCTACTTCAGATGATCTAGAGGATCTTGATGCCGCTACTAGTGATTCATCTGAACCTGATTTGCTTTGGCAATTTAACCAGTCCAAATTTTCAAGAATAACCAATGGGATTGATTCAAAggccaaaaaacaaaatttaagatcATCAAAGAACCCAGAAACAAG GAACCTGAATCCTAAGCTAGGCCCTTCACCTTCAAGGAAACTAGCAAATGGGGTTGGTGTCCCCCTACACAGAGGTGGGAGGCAGCCTACTTCTGCTGATGGGAAACGGAAAACTGGAAATAGAAAATAG